The following coding sequences are from one Diabrotica virgifera virgifera chromosome 2, PGI_DIABVI_V3a window:
- the LOC114332544 gene encoding zinc finger protein 845-like isoform X7: protein MASESMLVKAEIKDEFEDESSSRYCIKSQPFTSHDLGDLRIEPETISTVKAEAEIKDEFLEDDSRDIKSQPSTSFYLGGSGNEPDSKPAVKAEIKDEFFEDDTRYIESQLSTSLDLGELKNEADEDNSGFLDEKNTSANMKAISVHSCNKEQRMGRSVEEKTLKGFLDEKNTSENIKAISVHSCNKEQRMGRSVEEKTLKGEICFKQLDHRRSLNKHRIGHTGEKSYGCEICFKGFSREIYLKRHSRLHTGENLYKCEICFKQFFTTSLLKRHLITHTREKLHKCEICFKQFSQKSDLKRHLITHTGENPYKCEICFKRFSQKGNMNTHLKFHK from the exons ATGGCATCCGAGT CTATGTTGGTAAAAGCTGAAATTAAGGATGAGTTTGAAGATGAGTCAAGCTCAAGATATTGTATAAAAAGTCAGCCATTCACCTCCCATGATCTGGGAGACTTGAGGATTGAACCAGAAACTATCTCAA cagtAAAAGCTGAAGCTGAAATTAAGGACGAGTTTCTTGAAGATGACTCGAGGGATATAAAAAGTCAGCCATCGACATCCTTTTATCTGGGAGGCTCAGGGAATGAACCAGATTCTAAACCAG CAGTAAAAGCTGAAATTAAGGATGAGTTTTTTGAAGACGACACAAGATATATAGAGAGTCAGTTATCTACATCCCTGGATCTAGGAGAGCTGAAGAATGAAGCAGATGAGGATAACTCAg GCTTTCTCGACGAAAAGAACACATCAGCAAATATGAAAGCAATATCGGTACATTCATGTAATAAGGAACAACGTATGGGCCGGTCTGTTGAAGAAAAAACATTAAAag GCTTCCTTGACGAAAAGAACACATCAGAAAACATAAAAGCAATATCGGTACATTCATGTAATAAAGAACAACGTATGGGCCGGTCTGTTGAAGAAAAAACATTAAAaggtgaaatttgttttaagcaactTGACCATAGAAGGTCCTTAAACAAGCACAGGATAGGTCACACAGGGGAAAAATCTTATgggtgcgaaatttgttttaaggggTTTTCTCGTGAAATTTATTTGAAAAGACATTcgagattgcacactggagaaaatctttacaagtgtgaaatttgttttaagcaattttttaCTACAAGTCTGTTGAAAAGACATTTGATAACACATACTAGGGAAAAacttcacaagtgtgaaatttgttttaagcagttttctcaaaaaagtgatttgaaaagacatttgataacacacactggagaaaatccttacaagtgtgaaatttgttttaagaggTTTTCTCAAAAAG GTAATATGAATACACATTTGAAATTCCACAAAtga
- the LOC114332544 gene encoding gastrula zinc finger protein XlCGF57.1-like isoform X1: protein MASESMLVKAEIKDEFEDESSSRYCIKSQPFTSHDLGDLRIEPETISTVKAEAEIKDEFLEDDSRDIKSQPSTSFYLGGSGNEPDSKPAVKAEIKDEFFEDDTRYIESQLSTSLDLGELKNEADEDNSGFLDEKNTSANMKAISVHSCNKEQRMGRSVEEKTLKGFLDEKNTSENIKAISVHSCNKEQRMGRSVEEKTLKGEICFKQLDHRRSLNKHRIGHTGEKSYGCEICFKGFSREIYLKRHSRLHTGENLYKCEICFKQFFTTSLLKRHLITHTREKLHKCEICFKQFSQKSDLKRHLITHTGENPYKCEICFKRFSQKGNMHTHLKFHKGEKPHKCEICFKQFSLAQELKTHIKTHTGEKPYKCEICFKTFVQKSHLNTHWRLHTGENPYKCEICFKRFSQKSNLNTHVKSHTGEKPHKCEICFKQFFTTSLLKRHLITHTREKLHKCEICFKQFSQKSDLKRHLITHTGENPYKCEICFKKFSQKGNMNTHLKFHK from the exons ATGGCATCCGAGT CTATGTTGGTAAAAGCTGAAATTAAGGATGAGTTTGAAGATGAGTCAAGCTCAAGATATTGTATAAAAAGTCAGCCATTCACCTCCCATGATCTGGGAGACTTGAGGATTGAACCAGAAACTATCTCAA cagtAAAAGCTGAAGCTGAAATTAAGGACGAGTTTCTTGAAGATGACTCGAGGGATATAAAAAGTCAGCCATCGACATCCTTTTATCTGGGAGGCTCAGGGAATGAACCAGATTCTAAACCAG CAGTAAAAGCTGAAATTAAGGATGAGTTTTTTGAAGACGACACAAGATATATAGAGAGTCAGTTATCTACATCCCTGGATCTAGGAGAGCTGAAGAATGAAGCAGATGAGGATAACTCAg GCTTTCTCGACGAAAAGAACACATCAGCAAATATGAAAGCAATATCGGTACATTCATGTAATAAGGAACAACGTATGGGCCGGTCTGTTGAAGAAAAAACATTAAAag GCTTCCTTGACGAAAAGAACACATCAGAAAACATAAAAGCAATATCGGTACATTCATGTAATAAAGAACAACGTATGGGCCGGTCTGTTGAAGAAAAAACATTAAAaggtgaaatttgttttaagcaactTGACCATAGAAGGTCCTTAAACAAGCACAGGATAGGTCACACAGGGGAAAAATCTTATgggtgcgaaatttgttttaaggggTTTTCTCGTGAAATTTATTTGAAAAGACATTcgagattgcacactggagaaaatctttacaagtgtgaaatttgttttaagcaattttttaCTACAAGTCTGTTGAAAAGACATTTGATAACACATACTAGGGAAAAacttcacaagtgtgaaatttgttttaagcagttttctcaaaaaagtgatttgaaaagacatttgataacacacactggagaaaatccttacaagtgtgaaatttgttttaagaggTTTTCTCAAAAAGGTAATATGCATACACATTTGAAATTCCACAAaggagaaaaacctcataagtgcgaaatttgttttaagcagtttagtctaGCACAAGAGTTGAAAACTCATATAAAAacgcacactggtgaaaaaccttacaagtgtgaaatttgttttaagacgTTTGTTCAGAAAAGTCATTTGAATACACATTggagattgcacactggagaaaatccttacaagtgtgaaatttgttttaagaggTTTTCTCAAAAAAGTAATCTGAATACACATGTGAAATCCCACACaggagaaaaacctcataagtgtgaaatttgttttaagcaattttttaCTACAAGTCTGTTGAAAAGACATTTGATAACACATACTAGGGAAAAacttcacaagtgtgaaatttgttttaagcagttttctcaaaaaagtgatttgaaaagacatttgataacacacactggagaaaatccttacaagtgtgaaatttgttttaagaagttTTCTCAAAAAGGTAATATGAATACACATTTGAAATTCCACAAAtga
- the LOC114332544 gene encoding gastrula zinc finger protein XlCGF57.1-like isoform X4, which produces MASESMLVKAEIKDEFEDESSSRYCIKSQPFTSHDLGDLRIEPETISTVKAEAEIKDEFLEDDSRDIKSQPSTSFYLGGSGNEPDSKPGFLDEKNTSANMKAISVHSCNKEQRMGRSVEEKTLKGFLDEKNTSENIKAISVHSCNKEQRMGRSVEEKTLKGEICFKQLDHRRSLNKHRIGHTGEKSYGCEICFKGFSREIYLKRHSRLHTGENLYKCEICFKQFFTTSLLKRHLITHTREKLHKCEICFKQFSQKSDLKRHLITHTGENPYKCEICFKRFSQKGNMHTHLKFHKGEKPHKCEICFKQFSLAQELKTHIKTHTGEKPYKCEICFKTFVQKSHLNTHWRLHTGENPYKCEICFKRFSQKSNLNTHVKSHTGEKPHKCEICFKQFFTTSLLKRHLITHTREKLHKCEICFKQFSQKSDLKRHLITHTGENPYKCEICFKKFSQKGNMNTHLKFHK; this is translated from the exons ATGGCATCCGAGT CTATGTTGGTAAAAGCTGAAATTAAGGATGAGTTTGAAGATGAGTCAAGCTCAAGATATTGTATAAAAAGTCAGCCATTCACCTCCCATGATCTGGGAGACTTGAGGATTGAACCAGAAACTATCTCAA cagtAAAAGCTGAAGCTGAAATTAAGGACGAGTTTCTTGAAGATGACTCGAGGGATATAAAAAGTCAGCCATCGACATCCTTTTATCTGGGAGGCTCAGGGAATGAACCAGATTCTAAACCAG GCTTTCTCGACGAAAAGAACACATCAGCAAATATGAAAGCAATATCGGTACATTCATGTAATAAGGAACAACGTATGGGCCGGTCTGTTGAAGAAAAAACATTAAAag GCTTCCTTGACGAAAAGAACACATCAGAAAACATAAAAGCAATATCGGTACATTCATGTAATAAAGAACAACGTATGGGCCGGTCTGTTGAAGAAAAAACATTAAAaggtgaaatttgttttaagcaactTGACCATAGAAGGTCCTTAAACAAGCACAGGATAGGTCACACAGGGGAAAAATCTTATgggtgcgaaatttgttttaaggggTTTTCTCGTGAAATTTATTTGAAAAGACATTcgagattgcacactggagaaaatctttacaagtgtgaaatttgttttaagcaattttttaCTACAAGTCTGTTGAAAAGACATTTGATAACACATACTAGGGAAAAacttcacaagtgtgaaatttgttttaagcagttttctcaaaaaagtgatttgaaaagacatttgataacacacactggagaaaatccttacaagtgtgaaatttgttttaagaggTTTTCTCAAAAAGGTAATATGCATACACATTTGAAATTCCACAAaggagaaaaacctcataagtgcgaaatttgttttaagcagtttagtctaGCACAAGAGTTGAAAACTCATATAAAAacgcacactggtgaaaaaccttacaagtgtgaaatttgttttaagacgTTTGTTCAGAAAAGTCATTTGAATACACATTggagattgcacactggagaaaatccttacaagtgtgaaatttgttttaagaggTTTTCTCAAAAAAGTAATCTGAATACACATGTGAAATCCCACACaggagaaaaacctcataagtgtgaaatttgttttaagcaattttttaCTACAAGTCTGTTGAAAAGACATTTGATAACACATACTAGGGAAAAacttcacaagtgtgaaatttgttttaagcagttttctcaaaaaagtgatttgaaaagacatttgataacacacactggagaaaatccttacaagtgtgaaatttgttttaagaagttTTCTCAAAAAGGTAATATGAATACACATTTGAAATTCCACAAAtga
- the LOC114332544 gene encoding zinc finger protein 239-like isoform X5, which produces MASESMLVKAEIKDEFEDESSSRYCIKSQPFTSHDLGDLRIEPETISTVKAEAEIKDEFLEDDSRDIKSQPSTSFYLGGSGNEPDSKPVKAEIKDEFFEDDTRYIESQLSTSLDLGELKNEADEDNSGFLDEKNTSANMKAISVHSCNKEQRMGRSVEEKTLKGEICFKQPDHRRSLNKNMIVHKGEQPYGCEICFKRFSRKNNLKIHSRVHTGEKPYKCEICFKQFSRAQHLKDHIKWHTGEKPHKCEICFKRFSQASTLKKHLRVHTGEKPYKCEICFKQFSQDKELKDHLRIHTGEKPYKCEVCFKRFSQKSNLNRHLRLHTGENPYKCEICLKRFFQKSNLNEHLRSHTREKPRKCKICFKQFTRVASLKKHMRLHDEEKPNSV; this is translated from the exons ATGGCATCCGAGT CTATGTTGGTAAAAGCTGAAATTAAGGATGAGTTTGAAGATGAGTCAAGCTCAAGATATTGTATAAAAAGTCAGCCATTCACCTCCCATGATCTGGGAGACTTGAGGATTGAACCAGAAACTATCTCAA cagtAAAAGCTGAAGCTGAAATTAAGGACGAGTTTCTTGAAGATGACTCGAGGGATATAAAAAGTCAGCCATCGACATCCTTTTATCTGGGAGGCTCAGGGAATGAACCAGATTCTAAACCAG TAAAAGCTGAAATTAAGGATGAGTTTTTTGAAGACGACACAAGATATATAGAGAGTCAGTTATCTACATCCCTGGATCTAGGAGAGCTGAAGAATGAAGCAGATGAGGATAACTCAg GCTTTCTCGACGAAAAGAACACATCAGCAAATATGAAAGCAATATCGGTACATTCATGTAATAAGGAACAACGTATGGGCCGGTCTGTTGAAGAAAAAACATTAAAaggtgaaatttgttttaagcaaccTGACCATAGAAGGTCCTTAAACAAAAACATGATAGTTCACAAAGGAGAACAACCTTATgggtgcgaaatttgttttaagcggtTTTCCcgtaaaaataatttgaaaatacattcgagagtgcacactggtgaaaaaccttacaagtgtgaaatttgttttaagcagtttagtcgaGCACAGCATTTGAAAGATCATATAAAAtggcacactggtgaaaaacctcataagtgcgaaatttgttttaaacgatTTAGTCAAGCAAGtactttaaaaaaacatttgagagtgcacactggagaaaagccttacaagtgtgaaatttgttttaagcaatttagtcaagatAAAGAATTGAAAGATCATTTACGGATACACACTGgtgaaaagccttacaagtgtgaagttTGTTTTAAGAGGTTTTCTCAAAAAAGTAATCTGAATAGACATTTGAgattacacactggagaaaatccttacaagtgtgaaatttgtttgaagaggttttttcaaaaaagtaatcTGAATGAACATTTAAGATCCCACACAAGAGAAAAACCTCGTAAGTGCAAAATTTGCTTTAAGCAGTTTACTAGAGTAGCTAGTTTGAAGAAACATATGCGATTGCACGATGAAGAAAAACCTAACAGTGTGTAA
- the LOC114332544 gene encoding zinc finger protein OZF-like isoform X2 gives MASESMLVKAEIKDEFEDESSSRYCIKSQPFTSHDLGDLRIEPETISTVKAEAEIKDEFLEDDSRDIKSQPSTSFYLGGSGNEPDSKPAVKAEIKDEFFEDDTRYIESQLSTSLDLGELKNEADEDNSDFLDEKNTSEIMKIKSVHSCNKGQRMGRSVEEKTLKREICFKQLDHRRSLNKHRIAHTGEKPYGCQICFKRFSQKSNLNTHSRLHTGENLYKCEICFKQFSRAEHLKDHIKWHTGEKPYKCEICFKQFSRAQHLKDHIKWHIGEKPHKCEICFKQFSQAGSLKRHLRVHTGEKPYKCEICFKQFSQDKELKDHLRIHTGEKPYKCKICFKRFSQKSNLNRHSRVHTGENLYKCEICFKQFSRAEHLKDHIKWHTGEKPYKCEICFKQFSRAQHLKDHIKWHTGEKPHKCEICFKQFSQAGSLKRHLRVHTGEKPYKCEICFKQFSQDKELKDHLRIHTGEKPYNCKICFKRFSQKSNLNTHSRLHTGELQV, from the exons ATGGCATCCGAGT CTATGTTGGTAAAAGCTGAAATTAAGGATGAGTTTGAAGATGAGTCAAGCTCAAGATATTGTATAAAAAGTCAGCCATTCACCTCCCATGATCTGGGAGACTTGAGGATTGAACCAGAAACTATCTCAA cagtAAAAGCTGAAGCTGAAATTAAGGACGAGTTTCTTGAAGATGACTCGAGGGATATAAAAAGTCAGCCATCGACATCCTTTTATCTGGGAGGCTCAGGGAATGAACCAGATTCTAAACCAG CAGTAAAAGCTGAAATTAAGGATGAGTTTTTTGAAGACGACACAAGATATATAGAGAGTCAGTTATCTACATCCCTGGATCTAGGAGAGCTGAAGAATGAAGCAGATGAGGATAACTCAg actTTCTCGATGAAAAGAACACATCAGAAATTATGAAAATAAAATCGGTACATTCATGTAATAAGGGACAACGCATGGGCCGGTCTGTTGAAGAAAAAACATTAAAacgtgaaatttgttttaagcaactTGACCATAGAAGGTCCTTAAATAAACACAGGATAGCTCACACAGGAGAAAAACCTTATGGGTGCCAAATTTGTTTTAAGAGGTTTTCTCAAAAAAGTAATCTGAATACACATTcgagattgcacactggagaaaatctttacaagtgtgaaatttgttttaagcagtttagtcgaGCAGAACATTTGAAAGATCATATAAAAtggcacactggtgaaaaaccttacaagtgtgaaatttgttttaagcagtttagtcgaGCACAACATTTGAAAGACCATATAAAATGGCACATTGgtgaaaaacctcataagtgtgaaatttgttttaagcaatttagtcaagcaggtagtttaaaaagacatttgagagtgcacactggagaaaagccttacaagtgtgaaatttgttttaagcaatttagtcaagatAAAGAATTGAAAGATCATTTGCGGATACACACTGgtgaaaagccttacaagtgtaaaatttgttttaagaggTTTTCTCAAAAGAGTAATCTGAATAGACATTcgagagtgcatactggagaaaatctttacaagtgtgaaatttgttttaagcagtttagtcgaGCAGAACATTTGAAAGATCATATAAAAtggcacactggtgaaaaaccttacaagtgtgaaatttgttttaagcagtttagtcgaGCACAACATTTGAAAGACCATATAAAAtggcacactggtgaaaaacctcataagtgcgaaatttgttttaagcaatttagtcaagcaggtagtttaaaaagacatttgagagtgcacactggagaaaagccttacaagtgtgaaatttgttttaagcaatttagtcaagatAAAGAATTGAAAGATCATTTACGGATACACACTGGTGAAAAGCCTTACAactgtaaaatttgttttaagaggTTTTCTCAAAAAAGTAATCTGAATACACATTcgagattgcacactggagaattacaagtgtga
- the LOC114332544 gene encoding zinc finger protein 845-like isoform X6 — translation MASESMLVKAEIKDEFEDESSSRYCIKSQPFTSHDLGDLRIEPETISTVKAEAEIKDEFLEDDSRDIKSQPSTSFYLGGSGNEPDSKPAVKAEIKDEFFEDDTRYIESQLSTSLDLGELKNEADEDNSDFLDEKNTSEIMKIKSVHSCNKGQRMGRSVEEKTLKREICFKQLDHRRSLNKHRIAHTGEKPYGCQICFKRFSQKSNLNTHSRLHTGENLYKCEICFKQFSRAEHLKDHIKWHTGEKPYKCEICFKQFSRAQHLKDHIKWHIGEKPHKCEICFKQFSQAGSLKRHLRVHTGEKPYKCEICFKQFSQDKELKDHLRIHTGEKPYKCKICFKRFSQKSNLNTHSRLHTGELQV, via the exons ATGGCATCCGAGT CTATGTTGGTAAAAGCTGAAATTAAGGATGAGTTTGAAGATGAGTCAAGCTCAAGATATTGTATAAAAAGTCAGCCATTCACCTCCCATGATCTGGGAGACTTGAGGATTGAACCAGAAACTATCTCAA cagtAAAAGCTGAAGCTGAAATTAAGGACGAGTTTCTTGAAGATGACTCGAGGGATATAAAAAGTCAGCCATCGACATCCTTTTATCTGGGAGGCTCAGGGAATGAACCAGATTCTAAACCAG CAGTAAAAGCTGAAATTAAGGATGAGTTTTTTGAAGACGACACAAGATATATAGAGAGTCAGTTATCTACATCCCTGGATCTAGGAGAGCTGAAGAATGAAGCAGATGAGGATAACTCAg actTTCTCGATGAAAAGAACACATCAGAAATTATGAAAATAAAATCGGTACATTCATGTAATAAGGGACAACGCATGGGCCGGTCTGTTGAAGAAAAAACATTAAAacgtgaaatttgttttaagcaactTGACCATAGAAGGTCCTTAAATAAACACAGGATAGCTCACACAGGAGAAAAACCTTATGGGTGCCAAATTTGTTTTAAGAGGTTTTCTCAAAAAAGTAATCTGAATACACATTcgagattgcacactggagaaaatctttacaagtgtgaaatttgttttaagcagtttagtcgaGCAGAACATTTGAAAGATCATATAAAAtggcacactggtgaaaaaccttacaagtgtgaaatttgttttaagcagtttagtcgaGCACAACATTTGAAAGACCATATAAAATGGCACATTGgtgaaaaacctcataagtgtgaaatttgttttaagcaatttagtcaagcaggtagtttaaaaagacatttgagagtgcacactggagaaaagccttacaagtgtgaaatttgttttaagcaatttagtcaagatAAAGAATTGAAAGATCATTTGCGGATACACACTGgtgaaaagccttacaagtgtaaaatttgttttaagag gTTTTCTCAAAAAAGTAATCTGAATACACATTcgagattgcacactggagaattacaagtgtga
- the LOC114332544 gene encoding zinc finger protein OZF-like isoform X3 codes for MASESMLVKAEIKDEFEDESSSRYCIKSQPFTSHDLGDLRIEPETISTVKAEAEIKDEFLEDDSRDIKSQPSTSFYLGGSGNEPDSKPVKAEIKDEFFEDDTRYIESQLSTSLDLGELKNEADEDNSDFLDEKNTSEIMKIKSVHSCNKGQRMGRSVEEKTLKREICFKQLDHRRSLNKHRIAHTGEKPYGCQICFKRFSQKSNLNTHSRLHTGENLYKCEICFKQFSRAEHLKDHIKWHTGEKPYKCEICFKQFSRAQHLKDHIKWHIGEKPHKCEICFKQFSQAGSLKRHLRVHTGEKPYKCEICFKQFSQDKELKDHLRIHTGEKPYKCKICFKRFSQKSNLNRHSRVHTGENLYKCEICFKQFSRAEHLKDHIKWHTGEKPYKCEICFKQFSRAQHLKDHIKWHTGEKPHKCEICFKQFSQAGSLKRHLRVHTGEKPYKCEICFKQFSQDKELKDHLRIHTGEKPYNCKICFKRFSQKSNLNTHSRLHTGELQV; via the exons ATGGCATCCGAGT CTATGTTGGTAAAAGCTGAAATTAAGGATGAGTTTGAAGATGAGTCAAGCTCAAGATATTGTATAAAAAGTCAGCCATTCACCTCCCATGATCTGGGAGACTTGAGGATTGAACCAGAAACTATCTCAA cagtAAAAGCTGAAGCTGAAATTAAGGACGAGTTTCTTGAAGATGACTCGAGGGATATAAAAAGTCAGCCATCGACATCCTTTTATCTGGGAGGCTCAGGGAATGAACCAGATTCTAAACCAG TAAAAGCTGAAATTAAGGATGAGTTTTTTGAAGACGACACAAGATATATAGAGAGTCAGTTATCTACATCCCTGGATCTAGGAGAGCTGAAGAATGAAGCAGATGAGGATAACTCAg actTTCTCGATGAAAAGAACACATCAGAAATTATGAAAATAAAATCGGTACATTCATGTAATAAGGGACAACGCATGGGCCGGTCTGTTGAAGAAAAAACATTAAAacgtgaaatttgttttaagcaactTGACCATAGAAGGTCCTTAAATAAACACAGGATAGCTCACACAGGAGAAAAACCTTATGGGTGCCAAATTTGTTTTAAGAGGTTTTCTCAAAAAAGTAATCTGAATACACATTcgagattgcacactggagaaaatctttacaagtgtgaaatttgttttaagcagtttagtcgaGCAGAACATTTGAAAGATCATATAAAAtggcacactggtgaaaaaccttacaagtgtgaaatttgttttaagcagtttagtcgaGCACAACATTTGAAAGACCATATAAAATGGCACATTGgtgaaaaacctcataagtgtgaaatttgttttaagcaatttagtcaagcaggtagtttaaaaagacatttgagagtgcacactggagaaaagccttacaagtgtgaaatttgttttaagcaatttagtcaagatAAAGAATTGAAAGATCATTTGCGGATACACACTGgtgaaaagccttacaagtgtaaaatttgttttaagaggTTTTCTCAAAAGAGTAATCTGAATAGACATTcgagagtgcatactggagaaaatctttacaagtgtgaaatttgttttaagcagtttagtcgaGCAGAACATTTGAAAGATCATATAAAAtggcacactggtgaaaaaccttacaagtgtgaaatttgttttaagcagtttagtcgaGCACAACATTTGAAAGACCATATAAAAtggcacactggtgaaaaacctcataagtgcgaaatttgttttaagcaatttagtcaagcaggtagtttaaaaagacatttgagagtgcacactggagaaaagccttacaagtgtgaaatttgttttaagcaatttagtcaagatAAAGAATTGAAAGATCATTTACGGATACACACTGGTGAAAAGCCTTACAactgtaaaatttgttttaagaggTTTTCTCAAAAAAGTAATCTGAATACACATTcgagattgcacactggagaattacaagtgtga
- the LOC114332544 gene encoding zinc finger and BTB domain-containing protein 49-like isoform X8, which translates to MASESMLVKAEIKDEFEDESSSRYCIKSQPFTSHDLGDLRIEPETISTVKAEAEIKDEFLEDDSRDIKSQPSTSFYLGGSGNEPDSKPAVKAEIKDEFFEDDTRYIESQLSTSLDLGELKNEADEDNSDFLDEKNTSEIMKIKSVHSCNKGQRMGRSVEEKTLKREICFKQLDHRRSLNKHRIAHTGEKPYGCQICFKRFSQKK; encoded by the exons ATGGCATCCGAGT CTATGTTGGTAAAAGCTGAAATTAAGGATGAGTTTGAAGATGAGTCAAGCTCAAGATATTGTATAAAAAGTCAGCCATTCACCTCCCATGATCTGGGAGACTTGAGGATTGAACCAGAAACTATCTCAA cagtAAAAGCTGAAGCTGAAATTAAGGACGAGTTTCTTGAAGATGACTCGAGGGATATAAAAAGTCAGCCATCGACATCCTTTTATCTGGGAGGCTCAGGGAATGAACCAGATTCTAAACCAG CAGTAAAAGCTGAAATTAAGGATGAGTTTTTTGAAGACGACACAAGATATATAGAGAGTCAGTTATCTACATCCCTGGATCTAGGAGAGCTGAAGAATGAAGCAGATGAGGATAACTCAg actTTCTCGATGAAAAGAACACATCAGAAATTATGAAAATAAAATCGGTACATTCATGTAATAAGGGACAACGCATGGGCCGGTCTGTTGAAGAAAAAACATTAAAacgtgaaatttgttttaagcaactTGACCATAGAAGGTCCTTAAATAAACACAGGATAGCTCACACAGGAGAAAAACCTTATGGGTGCCAAATTTGTTTTAAGAGGTTTTCTCAAAAAA AGTAA